Proteins from one Rhodothermales bacterium genomic window:
- a CDS encoding M56 family metallopeptidase: MNLFTDLSLADGAALLLAVAAKGTLVFLLAFLAVAMLRRVSAATRHAVWAFAFGTALMLPLLFAVVPGWHVPVLPAQSLPAAAFPAPPVAPAPPAAPMPRMAPAPAVAPRAPKAPRAAVAPPVVRLERDVKTRVLSGDTRAFVIEHRAAAPAAVSPMPWSSTSMPGPMRDWKTWLVLVWGAGAFLIAARWFLAVLGAWRLVQQAEPVYDLDWLDLKERVAFGMELHRPVRLLRSDRLTIPIAGGVFDPVVVLPYDADDWDEDRREVVLTHELAHIVRRDCLTQSVAQGSLALHWFNPLAWLAYRRFMVEREHACDDFVLNHGARASDYAQHLVQIARRFRREPLALAATAPMARRSNLEGRVLSILDPAQNRGAATRTDLATVGVLALALAAPLAAFQPVESQPETPKVWESSVAKPSPPQPAIVSGYAFRSSDDTFLWEGRVGRGGFIEVHGVNGSIRARTGSGDRVKVEAEKKSRRGMEDEVEIVVNEFANGVVVCAVYPGQRAECEPGQGARGNVRDNDVQVTFDIVLPEDVRFVGRTVNGSVKTDDLGGDVEARTVNGSIETASRRGDVTASTVNGSITAEAAGLVRANTTNGSIRARLGRAEWDGEMTFETTNGSIVLDLPASLDANVRARAQTGSIHSDFPLNIQRTGHVGSQAEGRIGSGGRQLDLRVLNGSIKLRRTSGAFGTVIDRKATRDAEREVEREARRNIRVEEPDFAAIERALEGIGPIMEQAMAEAGRAMAAIDFEGEIALAMDEVDWQSIQAEVDQALAEATVEMEAAHIEAWSEAEADLDEALEDLRSDLDEVNAELDDVEQDSSDWTESERRALRSDLRAARAALQNVERELERVRCEARAQRDGNDARCREQR; this comes from the coding sequence ATGAACCTGTTTACCGATCTCAGCCTCGCCGACGGAGCCGCGCTGCTCCTGGCCGTCGCCGCCAAAGGCACGCTCGTTTTTCTCCTCGCCTTCCTCGCCGTCGCGATGCTGCGCCGGGTTTCGGCGGCGACGCGGCACGCCGTCTGGGCGTTCGCGTTCGGAACGGCGCTGATGCTCCCGCTACTCTTCGCCGTGGTCCCCGGCTGGCACGTCCCCGTGCTTCCAGCCCAGAGCCTGCCGGCTGCGGCATTCCCGGCTCCTCCCGTGGCGCCCGCTCCACCTGCCGCTCCGATGCCTCGGATGGCTCCGGCGCCCGCCGTCGCACCCCGCGCCCCCAAGGCCCCCCGTGCAGCCGTAGCTCCGCCGGTGGTCCGGCTCGAGCGCGACGTGAAGACGCGAGTGCTCTCTGGTGACACGCGGGCGTTTGTCATCGAGCACCGCGCCGCCGCACCCGCTGCCGTTTCGCCGATGCCGTGGAGCAGCACGTCGATGCCGGGTCCGATGCGAGACTGGAAAACGTGGCTCGTGCTCGTCTGGGGAGCGGGCGCGTTTCTGATTGCCGCTCGCTGGTTTCTCGCCGTGCTCGGCGCGTGGCGGCTGGTGCAACAGGCCGAGCCCGTGTACGACCTCGACTGGCTGGACCTCAAAGAGCGCGTTGCCTTCGGGATGGAGCTGCACCGGCCCGTTCGGTTGCTCCGCAGCGACCGACTCACGATCCCCATAGCCGGCGGCGTGTTCGACCCCGTCGTCGTGCTGCCGTACGACGCCGACGACTGGGACGAGGACCGGCGGGAAGTCGTGCTCACGCACGAGCTGGCCCACATCGTCCGCCGCGACTGCCTGACGCAGAGCGTTGCGCAGGGGAGCCTCGCGCTGCACTGGTTCAACCCCCTCGCGTGGCTCGCCTACCGGCGCTTCATGGTCGAGCGGGAGCATGCGTGCGATGACTTCGTGCTGAACCACGGCGCGCGGGCGTCGGACTACGCGCAGCACCTCGTCCAGATCGCACGCCGCTTCCGCCGCGAGCCGCTCGCGCTCGCTGCGACGGCCCCTATGGCGCGGCGTTCCAACCTCGAAGGCCGCGTCCTATCGATCCTCGATCCCGCGCAGAACCGGGGCGCCGCGACGCGCACCGATCTGGCGACGGTCGGCGTGCTGGCGCTGGCACTTGCGGCACCGCTCGCCGCGTTCCAGCCGGTGGAGAGCCAGCCGGAAACGCCGAAGGTGTGGGAATCGTCCGTAGCGAAGCCCTCGCCTCCGCAGCCTGCGATCGTATCGGGTTACGCCTTCCGTTCGAGCGACGATACGTTCCTCTGGGAAGGGCGCGTCGGTCGTGGCGGATTCATCGAGGTCCACGGCGTGAACGGGTCGATCCGTGCCCGGACCGGCTCGGGCGACCGCGTGAAGGTCGAGGCGGAGAAGAAGTCGCGGCGGGGGATGGAGGACGAGGTGGAGATCGTCGTTAACGAGTTTGCCAACGGCGTCGTGGTCTGTGCCGTCTACCCGGGGCAGCGGGCCGAGTGCGAGCCGGGGCAGGGCGCGCGCGGGAATGTGCGCGACAACGACGTGCAGGTGACGTTCGACATCGTACTCCCGGAGGACGTGCGCTTCGTCGGGCGGACCGTCAACGGAAGCGTCAAGACGGACGATCTCGGCGGCGACGTGGAAGCCCGTACCGTCAACGGGAGCATCGAGACGGCCTCGCGGCGCGGCGACGTGACGGCGAGCACGGTCAACGGCAGTATCACGGCTGAGGCCGCCGGTCTCGTCCGCGCGAACACGACGAACGGGAGCATCAGGGCCCGGCTCGGCCGCGCGGAGTGGGACGGCGAAATGACGTTCGAAACGACGAACGGCAGCATCGTCCTCGACTTGCCCGCCTCGCTGGACGCGAACGTCCGGGCACGAGCGCAGACCGGGAGCATCCACTCCGACTTCCCGCTGAACATCCAGCGAACCGGGCACGTGGGTAGCCAGGCCGAAGGCCGGATCGGGTCCGGCGGACGTCAACTCGACCTTCGAGTGTTGAACGGGAGCATCAAGCTCCGCCGCACGTCGGGTGCCTTCGGAACCGTCATCGACCGGAAGGCCACGCGCGATGCGGAACGTGAGGTCGAGCGCGAAGCGAGGCGAAACATCCGTGTCGAGGAACCCGACTTCGCCGCCATCGAACGGGCGCTCGAAGGCATCGGGCCGATCATGGAGCAGGCGATGGCCGAAGCCGGACGCGCGATGGCCGCGATCGACTTCGAAGGCGAGATCGCGCTTGCGATGGACGAGGTCGACTGGCAGAGCATCCAAGCAGAGGTCGACCAGGCGCTCGCCGAGGCTACGGTAGAGATGGAGGCTGCCCACATCGAAGCATGGTCGGAGGCGGAAGCCGATCTCGACGAAGCGTTGGAAGACCTCCGCAGCGACCTCGACGAAGTGAACGCGGAACTCGACGACGTGGAGCAGGACTCCTCCGATTGGACGGAATCCGAGCGTCGTGCCCTCCGCTCCGACCTCCGCGCTGCTCGCGCCGCACTCCAGAACGTCGAGCGCGAACTGGAGCGCGTGCGTTGCGAGGCCCGCGCTCAGCGCGACGGCAACGACGCGCGTTGCCGAGAGCAGCGGTAG
- a CDS encoding SDR family oxidoreductase: MASIYRDDLLSGEHLVVTGGGTGLGREMAMRCASLGARVTICGRRTEPLDETVADIREAGGEAEGISCNIREHDSVVEFFEAAEERQGPVTMLLNNAAANFLSASADISPNGFDAIVKTNLYGSFYCTQWCGQRWIERGTAGVVLSIATTYAETGSAFVLPSAVSKAGIVAMTKSLAAEWGTYGIRLNCIAPGPFPTEGAWSRLVPDEEMANNMKKRVPLRRFGEPDELSDLAVFLLSDGSTYLTGQSIALDGGEILASGGQFNDFIKMPREGVLQVFEMMKGARK; encoded by the coding sequence ATGGCATCGATCTACCGCGACGACCTCTTATCTGGCGAGCACCTCGTCGTCACCGGCGGCGGCACCGGGCTCGGCCGCGAAATGGCGATGCGGTGCGCGTCGCTCGGCGCCCGCGTTACGATCTGCGGTCGCCGCACCGAACCGCTCGACGAGACCGTCGCCGACATCCGCGAAGCGGGCGGCGAGGCGGAGGGCATCTCGTGCAACATCCGCGAGCACGACAGCGTCGTCGAGTTCTTCGAAGCGGCCGAGGAGCGGCAGGGGCCCGTCACGATGCTGCTCAACAACGCCGCCGCCAACTTCCTCTCGGCTTCCGCCGACATCAGCCCGAACGGGTTCGACGCCATCGTCAAGACGAACCTCTACGGCTCGTTCTACTGCACGCAATGGTGCGGGCAGCGGTGGATCGAGCGCGGCACGGCAGGCGTCGTCCTCTCGATCGCGACGACGTACGCCGAGACCGGCAGCGCGTTCGTCCTCCCGAGCGCCGTCTCGAAGGCCGGCATCGTGGCGATGACGAAGTCGCTCGCGGCGGAGTGGGGGACGTACGGCATCCGCCTCAACTGCATCGCCCCCGGCCCTTTCCCGACGGAGGGCGCGTGGAGCCGGCTCGTCCCCGACGAGGAGATGGCGAACAACATGAAGAAGCGCGTTCCGCTCCGGCGTTTCGGCGAACCCGACGAACTCTCCGACCTCGCGGTCTTCCTCCTCTCCGACGGCTCGACCTACCTCACCGGGCAGTCGATCGCGCTCGACGGAGGCGAAATCCTCGCGTCGGGCGGGCAGTTCAACGACTTCATCAAGATGCCGCGTGAAGGCGTGCTCCAGGTCTTCGAGATGATGAAGGGAGCCAGGAAGTAG
- a CDS encoding DUF5916 domain-containing protein produces the protein MRAPVCFLLSLLLTSAVAAAPDGDDDEKRRNPEVRAVRIAAIARPVLDGKLDDAAWATAEMATGFTQMRPDPGAASTQRTESYVLYDDDALYVGFRCHDDAPEQIVRRLARRDDWNVSDKVLVSIDSYGDGRTAFAFGVNAAGVKYDFLIYNDSDEDNSWDAVWDVAVASDVDGWTAEFRIPLSQLRFQTGDGPQQWGIEFQRDIARNDEKSFWAPLLPDVDGYVSRFGTLGGLEGLASPRRLEVQPYVATRLTREPGDGDDPFYRENAVIGSAGADLKYGITSNLTLSATINPDFGQVEADPAVVNLSAFEVFFEERRPFFVEGVDVFEFGRTRGYTASYRPTFFYSRRIGRRPQRGLSGDEYVYVDAPDQTTIATAAKLSGKVGNWSVGVLNAVTLEEQARYIDPSGDELRSPVEPLTNYAVGRVKRDFRGGNSVVGGLFTATNRSMSEAAFEGITPGEAYVGGLDFEHAWGNRSWAVSGVVAGSYVAGSIEVIDDLQRAPQRYLQRPDAGHLALDPGATSLSGTYGEFSVAKTGGKLIGSVTTNLVSAGFDVNDLGFQFRSDAYALSGIVIYNENEPGVDWLRRWGGNVNWNVSMNGDGQVINRGINFNSNVQLSNLWGGGLYVGGVPAAVYNDRLTRGGPAARRPADIGVNPWIYSDPRKAVSGEAYAFLRTEFVDNPEYDVEFGTDITVRPNSSLELTISPDFSRQFDTDQYLTSVESDAAAATFGTRYVFGDIEQTSFSVGLRANWTFTPELSLQLYARPFVTAGRYSGYKEFAAPGTYDFDVYGVDRGSVAPGRIDEVDGADVFVPDADGDAFQVQPGDGGEAFTLDDPDFNFRSLRGSAVVRWEYRPGSALFFVWQQQRDGFENFGDFRFGRDFGAIFREDVQNIFLIKATYWLGT, from the coding sequence ATGCGCGCCCCCGTGTGTTTCCTCCTCTCGCTCCTGCTGACCTCCGCCGTGGCCGCGGCCCCCGACGGGGATGACGATGAGAAACGGCGCAACCCCGAGGTCCGCGCCGTCCGCATCGCGGCGATCGCTCGGCCGGTGCTGGACGGAAAGCTGGACGACGCGGCGTGGGCGACGGCCGAGATGGCGACGGGCTTCACACAGATGCGGCCCGATCCGGGCGCGGCCTCCACGCAGCGCACGGAGTCCTACGTGCTCTACGACGACGACGCGCTCTACGTCGGCTTCCGCTGTCACGACGACGCGCCGGAGCAGATCGTGCGCCGCCTCGCGCGCCGCGACGACTGGAACGTCAGCGACAAAGTGCTCGTCAGCATCGACTCGTACGGCGACGGGCGCACGGCCTTTGCGTTCGGCGTAAACGCCGCCGGCGTGAAGTACGACTTCCTCATCTACAACGATTCGGACGAGGACAACAGCTGGGATGCCGTCTGGGACGTCGCCGTGGCGTCGGACGTGGATGGGTGGACGGCCGAGTTCCGCATCCCGCTCTCCCAACTCCGCTTCCAGACGGGCGACGGGCCGCAGCAGTGGGGGATCGAGTTCCAGCGCGACATCGCGCGGAACGACGAGAAGTCGTTCTGGGCCCCGCTGCTGCCCGACGTCGACGGCTACGTCTCGCGCTTCGGCACGCTCGGGGGGCTCGAAGGGCTCGCCTCGCCGCGTCGGCTGGAGGTGCAGCCCTACGTCGCAACCCGGCTCACGCGCGAGCCGGGCGACGGCGACGACCCGTTCTACCGCGAGAACGCCGTCATCGGGAGCGCCGGGGCCGACCTGAAGTACGGCATCACGTCGAACCTCACGCTCTCCGCGACGATCAACCCAGACTTCGGCCAAGTCGAGGCCGACCCCGCCGTCGTCAACCTCTCGGCGTTCGAGGTCTTCTTCGAGGAGCGGCGCCCGTTCTTCGTCGAGGGCGTGGACGTGTTCGAGTTCGGGCGGACGCGGGGCTACACGGCGAGCTACCGCCCGACGTTTTTCTACTCCCGGCGGATCGGGCGGCGGCCCCAGCGCGGGCTCAGCGGCGACGAGTACGTGTACGTCGACGCGCCGGATCAGACAACGATCGCGACGGCGGCGAAGCTCAGCGGGAAGGTGGGGAACTGGTCCGTCGGCGTGCTCAATGCCGTGACCCTCGAGGAGCAGGCGCGCTACATCGACCCGAGCGGGGACGAGCTACGTTCGCCCGTCGAGCCCCTCACGAACTACGCCGTCGGACGCGTCAAGCGCGATTTCCGCGGCGGCAACTCCGTCGTCGGCGGGCTCTTCACGGCGACGAACCGGAGCATGAGCGAGGCGGCGTTCGAGGGCATCACGCCGGGCGAGGCCTACGTCGGCGGGCTCGACTTCGAGCACGCGTGGGGGAACCGGAGCTGGGCCGTGAGCGGCGTCGTCGCCGGGAGCTACGTCGCGGGCTCGATCGAGGTGATCGATGACCTGCAGCGCGCGCCGCAGCGCTACCTCCAGCGGCCCGACGCCGGCCACCTCGCGCTCGACCCCGGCGCGACGAGCCTGAGCGGGACGTACGGCGAGTTCTCCGTCGCCAAGACCGGCGGCAAGCTCATCGGCTCGGTCACGACGAACCTCGTCAGCGCGGGCTTCGACGTCAACGACCTCGGCTTCCAGTTCCGGTCCGACGCCTACGCACTCTCCGGCATCGTGATCTACAACGAGAACGAGCCCGGTGTGGACTGGCTGCGGCGGTGGGGCGGCAACGTGAACTGGAACGTGTCGATGAACGGCGACGGGCAGGTGATCAACCGCGGCATCAACTTCAACTCGAACGTCCAACTGAGCAACCTGTGGGGCGGCGGGCTCTACGTCGGCGGCGTGCCTGCCGCGGTGTACAACGACCGGCTCACGCGCGGCGGGCCGGCGGCGCGGCGGCCGGCGGACATCGGCGTCAACCCGTGGATCTACAGCGATCCGCGGAAGGCGGTCTCTGGCGAGGCATATGCCTTCCTCCGCACCGAGTTCGTCGACAACCCCGAATACGACGTCGAGTTCGGGACGGACATCACGGTTCGGCCGAACTCGTCACTCGAACTCACCATCAGCCCCGACTTCAGCCGTCAGTTCGACACCGACCAGTACCTCACGAGCGTCGAGAGCGACGCGGCGGCGGCGACGTTCGGCACGCGCTACGTGTTCGGCGACATCGAGCAGACATCGTTCTCCGTGGGCCTGCGGGCGAACTGGACGTTCACGCCGGAGCTCTCGCTCCAGCTCTACGCGCGCCCCTTCGTCACCGCCGGCCGGTACTCCGGCTACAAGGAGTTCGCCGCGCCTGGCACGTACGACTTCGACGTGTACGGCGTGGACCGGGGGAGCGTGGCGCCCGGCCGCATCGACGAGGTGGACGGCGCGGACGTCTTCGTCCCGGACGCCGACGGCGACGCCTTCCAAGTCCAGCCCGGCGACGGCGGCGAGGCGTTCACGCTCGATGACCCCGACTTCAACTTCCGCTCGCTCCGTGGCAGCGCCGTCGTACGCTGGGAGTACCGCCCCGGCTCGGCGCTGTTCTTCGTGTGGCAGCAGCAGCGCGACGGGTTCGAGAACTTCGGGGACTTCCGGTTCGGCCGCGACTTCGGCGCCATCTTCCGCGAGGACGTGCAGAACATCTTCCTCATCAAAGCGACGTACTGGCTTGGCACGTGA
- a CDS encoding VWA domain-containing protein — MRPFLFACFACICSLASSVALADGVGVVDASEGVFLRLERSEVSAAIENQIALTTATQTFQNTFADSVRSTYVFPLPQGASATSLRWRVNGVWREAVFTAAPPDTTLPGGGGEPDPGLEAYLAESEPFYFAIPQAVQADSSLVVEISYVQLLPYSFGDVEYRYPHDYRSIQTAPLDAQRLELTLTSSRMIDAINFISHSGATVLNDGATASVVWESFETVANADYRMRYTLNPDELGLFGFSTFLADSTVADDGNRGFLVFVVEPDASDVTESIDKVFTLIVDRSGSMRGDKIVQARNAANFIVNNLDEGDRFNIVDFASNVSSFRPEHVEYTAENRDAALAYISGFQADGSTNISGAFGVAVPQFSAASEETANLIVFFTDGEATAGITQTEPLAAYVRDLILDTETGVIVFTFGIGESVNRQLLTLLASENDGFAQFLGEDELESVITDFYLQIRNPVLLDTEIAFAPAVVSDVHPDPPPSLFKGQQMIVSGRYDEAVPVTITLSGQAFGQPVSYAYDLGLADSSATRYQFLPKVWAKLKIEDLLVLYYSLPEGSPEAEEVRDEIVAISLAWGVTSPFTSLSDGGENPVDAEEEEAAVPTSVELLGAYPNPFVERTHISFRTSADVAPQVAVVKIYNVLGQLVRVLAIEVQGEGAYEVIWDGRMDSGARAAAGTYIYVVSLEDAVLSGKLTLLQ; from the coding sequence ATGAGACCGTTTCTGTTCGCCTGCTTCGCCTGCATCTGTTCGCTCGCTAGCTCGGTAGCGCTGGCCGATGGGGTCGGCGTGGTGGACGCTTCCGAGGGCGTCTTCCTCCGGCTGGAGCGGAGCGAGGTGAGCGCCGCCATCGAGAACCAGATCGCGCTCACGACGGCGACGCAGACGTTTCAGAACACGTTCGCCGATTCGGTGCGGTCGACCTACGTGTTCCCGCTGCCACAGGGCGCGAGCGCGACGTCGCTCCGGTGGCGCGTCAACGGGGTCTGGCGCGAGGCCGTCTTCACCGCTGCGCCTCCCGACACCACGCTTCCGGGGGGCGGGGGAGAGCCGGACCCGGGCCTCGAGGCCTACCTCGCCGAGAGCGAGCCGTTCTACTTCGCGATCCCGCAAGCCGTGCAGGCGGACTCGTCCCTCGTCGTGGAGATCAGCTACGTCCAGCTCCTGCCCTATTCCTTTGGCGACGTGGAGTACCGATACCCTCACGATTACCGCTCCATTCAAACGGCTCCGCTGGATGCGCAACGGCTGGAGTTGACGCTGACGTCCTCGCGCATGATCGACGCGATCAATTTTATTAGCCACTCCGGAGCCACCGTGCTGAACGATGGGGCGACGGCCTCCGTCGTGTGGGAATCCTTTGAGACGGTAGCGAACGCGGATTACCGCATGCGCTACACGCTCAACCCGGACGAACTCGGACTCTTCGGTTTCAGCACGTTCCTCGCCGACAGCACGGTCGCGGACGACGGCAATCGGGGCTTCCTTGTGTTCGTGGTGGAGCCCGATGCGAGTGACGTCACCGAGTCCATCGATAAGGTCTTCACGCTCATTGTGGACCGCTCGGGGAGTATGAGAGGTGACAAGATCGTGCAGGCCCGGAACGCAGCGAACTTCATCGTGAACAACCTCGACGAAGGCGACCGCTTCAACATCGTGGACTTCGCCTCCAACGTCAGCAGCTTCAGGCCTGAGCACGTCGAGTACACCGCAGAGAATCGGGATGCTGCGCTCGCGTACATCAGCGGGTTCCAAGCCGACGGGAGCACGAATATCTCGGGCGCGTTCGGCGTCGCGGTGCCGCAGTTCTCGGCTGCGAGCGAGGAGACGGCGAACCTCATCGTCTTCTTTACCGATGGCGAAGCCACGGCGGGTATCACGCAGACCGAACCGTTGGCTGCGTACGTCCGCGACCTCATTCTGGACACGGAGACGGGCGTAATCGTCTTCACGTTCGGGATCGGGGAATCGGTGAACCGTCAGCTCCTGACGTTGCTGGCGAGCGAGAACGACGGGTTCGCCCAGTTCCTCGGGGAGGACGAACTCGAATCCGTGATTACCGATTTCTACCTGCAGATCCGTAACCCCGTCCTGCTCGACACCGAGATCGCTTTCGCCCCGGCGGTGGTATCCGACGTCCACCCCGATCCGCCGCCGAGCCTCTTCAAAGGACAGCAGATGATCGTCTCTGGCCGGTACGACGAAGCGGTGCCCGTCACGATTACGTTGAGCGGCCAGGCGTTCGGACAGCCCGTGTCGTATGCCTACGATCTCGGTCTCGCGGACTCCAGCGCGACGCGGTATCAGTTCCTGCCCAAGGTGTGGGCCAAGCTGAAGATCGAAGACCTGCTCGTGCTCTATTACAGCCTGCCCGAAGGGTCACCGGAGGCCGAAGAGGTGCGCGACGAAATCGTCGCGATCAGCCTCGCATGGGGCGTGACGAGTCCGTTCACCTCGCTCTCGGATGGGGGAGAGAATCCGGTAGACGCCGAAGAGGAAGAGGCGGCCGTTCCTACTTCCGTCGAACTCCTCGGAGCCTACCCCAACCCCTTCGTGGAGCGAACGCATATCTCGTTTAGAACCAGCGCTGACGTCGCTCCCCAAGTGGCGGTGGTGAAGATCTACAACGTGCTGGGCCAACTCGTGCGCGTGCTGGCCATCGAAGTGCAGGGGGAAGGAGCGTACGAGGTGATCTGGGATGGTCGCATGGATAGCGGGGCGCGCGCCGCCGCGGGGACGTACATCTACGTCGTCAGCCTCGAGGACGCGGTGCTTTCGGGTAAGCTGACGCTGCTCCAGTGA
- a CDS encoding BlaI/MecI/CopY family transcriptional regulator, with translation MPPPTLSRRERQIMDIVYQLGEATAAEVMDGMPNPPSYSAVRAMLRILEEKGHLTHTKDGPRYVYQPTVAPEKARKTALRHVVRTFFDGSAEQAVAALLDTEGRDFSDDELNRLATLIEHARREGR, from the coding sequence ATGCCTCCTCCCACGCTCAGCCGCCGCGAGCGGCAAATCATGGACATCGTCTACCAACTTGGCGAGGCCACGGCCGCCGAGGTGATGGACGGGATGCCCAACCCGCCGAGCTATTCGGCTGTCCGGGCGATGCTGCGCATCCTCGAAGAGAAGGGGCACCTCACGCACACGAAGGACGGGCCGCGCTACGTCTACCAGCCCACCGTCGCACCGGAGAAGGCGCGAAAGACCGCGCTCCGCCACGTCGTCCGGACGTTCTTCGACGGCTCCGCCGAGCAGGCCGTCGCGGCGCTGCTAGACACGGAGGGTCGTGATTTTTCCGACGACGAACTAAACCGCCTCGCCACGCTCATCGAGCACGCACGCAGAGAGGGCCGCTAG